One window from the genome of Streptococcus halotolerans encodes:
- a CDS encoding glycosyltransferase has protein sequence MTLYNFNILVGFQISGVEYAQGYRSKLLNQLDEENYYIFTELPNWEYVRRYSEVVGIPIEQLMSVHISFLEDASLKPSVTLSDIRHRYPHFDQADFHKKEGLHLNFYQQGKQSIAVSFLDEESDIVDYVTLFAEGMLLRKDIYTNRHIYSEYYSPQTIDGQYQAALYRRAFLSPEGNLVYEEVIKEGNSTFVFANHRHYLTKYDLLDAFVKRLDLTEKDWLLLDRSQHFDFAQVVLKNKGKAKVAAIIHSEHYFPRNYDASYLFINYEYYYIIKYAKDIDVFVTSTALQKERLGQLIFEEMAVRPHMAVIPVGSVSVAEYKETNQHTPFSMMTASRFDSRKHIDWLIKAVVLAKKVIPDLIFYIYGEGSLMPKCRELIIDLEARDYILLKGHVPLEEVYPSHELYLTASTWETFGLSILEAVSHGLPIIGLDVPYGNQTFVTSAKNGYLVPFDHEEDESVVIIQLAEAIVTYFNQGEQVRQQFRHQSLEVASRFSEETVLEGWKKLLAGGN, from the coding sequence ATGACGCTTTATAATTTTAATATATTAGTAGGATTTCAAATTTCAGGTGTGGAGTATGCTCAAGGTTATCGTTCGAAGCTGTTAAATCAGCTGGATGAGGAAAATTACTATATTTTTACAGAATTACCAAATTGGGAATACGTTCGTCGCTACAGTGAAGTGGTCGGTATTCCTATAGAGCAACTCATGTCTGTTCACATCTCTTTTCTAGAGGATGCCAGTTTGAAGCCAAGCGTAACCTTGTCAGATATTCGTCATCGCTACCCACATTTTGATCAAGCAGATTTTCATAAGAAGGAAGGTCTACACCTCAATTTTTATCAACAAGGCAAACAATCGATTGCAGTTAGCTTTTTAGATGAGGAATCTGATATTGTCGATTATGTCACACTATTTGCGGAAGGGATGTTACTGCGAAAAGATATTTATACGAATCGCCATATCTATAGTGAATATTATTCCCCTCAGACGATTGATGGTCAGTATCAGGCGGCTTTGTATAGGCGAGCTTTTTTAAGTCCTGAAGGAAATCTGGTCTATGAAGAAGTCATTAAAGAAGGAAATTCGACGTTTGTCTTTGCGAATCATCGTCACTATTTAACCAAGTATGATCTTCTTGATGCCTTTGTTAAAAGGTTGGACTTAACAGAGAAGGATTGGTTGCTTTTAGATCGCAGTCAGCATTTTGACTTTGCGCAAGTGGTGCTGAAAAATAAGGGAAAAGCAAAAGTGGCAGCTATTATCCATTCAGAGCATTATTTTCCTAGAAATTATGATGCTTCCTATTTGTTTATTAATTATGAATATTATTACATTATCAAGTATGCCAAGGACATTGATGTCTTTGTGACTTCAACAGCGTTGCAGAAAGAAAGGCTGGGACAACTCATTTTTGAAGAAATGGCAGTTAGGCCTCATATGGCTGTTATCCCTGTGGGAAGTGTATCAGTAGCTGAGTATAAGGAAACTAACCAACATACCCCCTTTTCCATGATGACGGCTTCTCGTTTTGACTCTAGAAAGCATATCGATTGGCTGATAAAAGCAGTTGTTCTTGCTAAAAAGGTTATTCCTGACTTGATTTTTTATATTTATGGTGAGGGATCGTTAATGCCAAAATGCCGAGAATTAATCATTGATTTAGAAGCAAGAGACTATATCTTACTAAAAGGGCATGTTCCCTTGGAGGAAGTGTATCCTTCTCATGAGTTGTATCTTACTGCATCAACTTGGGAAACATTTGGCTTGAGTATCTTGGAGGCGGTATCACACGGCTTGCCAATCATTGGTTTGGACGTACCTTATGGTAATCAGACCTTTGTCACGTCTGCTAAAAATGGGTATTTAGTTCCGTTTGACCATGAAGAAGACGAATCAGTGGTTATCATACAATTGGCAGAGGCGATAGTGACTTATTTTAATCAAGGAGAGCAGGTGAGGCAACAGTTTAGACACCAGTCACTTGAAGTTGCTAGTCGCTTTAGTGAAGAGACCGTCCTAGAAGGTTGGAAGAAGTTGCTGGCAGGTGGTAACTGA